tgttAGCGGAGACCGCTTTCAaagtaaacactgcatatgttggcaacatcggaaattacctttacatttctagcaGGTAATCTGGGCTATAGAGCTACGATGTAGTGGCAAAAGGTCGTAGACCTAAATCTAATGTATTAAGAAATTGCAAATTATGATTCCCTTATCCCCCAATGTTTTCTGTATAAATACAACATGGACAATGATGAACAGGGAATTGACAAGAAACGACAGGTGTTTTTAGACCCCACTTTCCTAGACAGACGATGGATATCCACTTACCATAATTGAATATGCCAAAGCAACAATGCTGACGGGCCAGAAAGGGCAGAAGCAGGACAATATGACCAGTATGAGATAGTCTTTGGGCTTTTGCGCCTCTTGGACCGCGGCGTTCCCGATGGAAGAGGTGCGACTGCGACTCAAACTGACCCGGGACGGGGAGGGGGGGGCAGCGGCCAGGTGCCCCGCAGAGCCCGACCTAAAGGGCACACTGTGACCGTTCTGGTCCGCATCCAGGTTATTTTCGCTCCCCACGTTGATGGTAAAGGAGGAGGACATTTTCATACGGTTGCCGCCAGCAGGCTCCGTGGTTACGAGGCTGAGAAGTTTCTCCGTCTCCTGAGACTCGTTGGCGGGCGCGCCGCCGCTCTTTCCCAGTTTAGATTTCTCGAATTCAGTGTCTGTGTTGATTGCCATTTCTTCAAAATTCCAAATATTTAAATTAGTTTCCAATAGAGGAAAAATAAATGCCTAATCGTGTAAAGTACTAAGACTGGTTAGAGTGGTGCTAAATTCCCATTATTTGAcctgatacatttgatttattttaatcgTGCCAAGATTAATTCTCCAATTTCTTTCGATGTTACAATAAACTGTAAGACTAAGACTACCCAATTTAACCAATTGCGTGGCAAGATGATATGTATACTAATGCACCATTTAGGTAGGATATGTCATCCACATGCGTTATAAATCAACCCCTTTTAATTAGAGATAAAACATTTTAGTGTTATTTTCCCGTTGGATTTGCGTATCATTCTTCATCTAGAATCAAGAATAATGCCTCCCGTCTCAATTCCGCAGTTCCATTCAATCCACACTCGCTATCAGAAAGCGATCTCTGAAATGTGCACTCCCTCTCTTCATATATAACGCCAGAGCCAAAGAACAAATCATTCAGTGAAGCGCCTGTCGCCTGCCTTTTTAACCCCACCGCAATGCTCTATTATTACCAGCTTTATATATTACGTAAATAAACGTTTTCTTTTTCATTCAAAATAATAAAGATGGACGGAAAACAGATGACTTTCTCTCAAATATACGCCCAGAAACAGAGAAAGTGAGTTTGTGTCCTGTGTGTTGTTCCGCAACGGGCCGTGTGTCAAGGCTGTTTCTCACGCTGCAGCGACAGAGCCACTGGGTTGAACTTGTAGCAGAGCAGTGtggcgcccccccccctctcctcccccttctttctctccttcggTGTTTCCCAACATCAGCACCACTATGGAAGCGCGCCAGGGGCAGTAGAGATAGGGCGTAATCTCTCTGGCGCTTTGATCCCCGCGTGGGACGTATCAACACTTCTTCTAGTATAGGCTAATATAGGCCACTTTTACTATTCTAATTTGTCGAAATAGCATTGATGATCTTAAATTTGATTGTGTAGATTTACTCAATGTCCCGAGGTCACGCGTGGTTGAGCATGTGTACACGGTGTGGTAGAAATGTTAACTGTCTTCCACTAGGCTCCCTTTATCAGGAACCTGATATAGCCTACTGGTCAATTGATACCAAATCAATAACCTACCACGGGGGTTGGTTTAATATGTGGATAATGACATAGAAACTTTGTAGTTCAAACTTGAATTTAGGCTTCCATCCACATTCTGTATCGACTGATTATAAACAGTGGGTAATTTTTTTCCGGATACAGCATTTAAAGTTCTAACTAGATTGATAATATGTACTGTATAGAAAGCCGTAAAGTGCTACATGTAAtgataagggaaagggggatacctagtcagttgtccaactgaatctattctactgaaatgtgtcttcccgcATTTAATAGGTGATAGCTCTATGTTTTCTGCTGCTATGGTCCAAAATGAGGACCTATGAGAAGTGAGGTTCTTGAAGGGCAGGTTGGTGTTGTCTGTTTTTGtgtcctacactcttagaataaaaggttccttatagaacccaaaagggttatatcgcttgcttcatatatggagaggttcttcttcactgaaccaaaatgGTTCCATACAGAACCCTGCATGGTGCCATTTATGAATTATGGCTACTACTATTAAATAGTAATATTTTTAGCTAACaatataatttaataaacaaTTAAGTAATGGACAATAGAATACCAGGATATTTTTGTGAGTGTATTGTCATTATATGCAAACATAGTTTTGAAATATGCACTGGTGGGCAGGAAGGCATGTCTTTGTTTGAATGATGGCCCAAGCCAACTCTGGCTGACTtctttacaatacaatataacTTTATCCACTAGTTACAGTGAACAACAAAAGTGTGTCTTCTGCTCCGTTCTCAACCCTCCAAACAGCAgacctcacacatacagttgagacGGGCACTTGTTCAAGCTGCAGTGCAGTGCCCCTGGATGGAGATTTGAGGATGTGAACCCAACAGCCCTCCAGTTGTCAGATCAATTCAGCCCGTTTTTTTCCAGTGCCCGGCCCCAGGATTTGAACTGGCCACCTTTCGGACACAGGTCCAACTCCTTAGCCGCTGGGATACCTACCGccaatacagtatgtgttgttggGTGACTGGTTGCAGAGAAGAAAAAATGAGCAAAAACAtaaaatgaagacaaaatgctATGCAGACATCAGTGGagtctcctcagaggaggaaggaaaggaccctcctcagtgaatttaataaaaataaaaatagtgaaacattaaaaagtWatcctttttagataaaactatactaaatatattcacgtcaccaaataattgattaaaacacactgttttgcaatgaaggtctacagtagcttcaacagcactgtagggtagcaccatggtgtagccggaggacagctattttccgttctcctctgggtacactgacttcactacaaaacctaggaggcacgtggttctcaccccttccatagacttacacagtaatgatgacaacttccggaggatgtcctcctacctatcagagctcttgcagcatgaactgacatgttgtccaccataTCAAagtatcagagaatgaatctagtactgaaagcatgagctacagctagctagaacTGCAGTACATACAATtctggtgagtagttgactcaatgagagagaaagataatagttgaacagttggagagagagatagttatattttgtattttcacttacactttcacttacttagctagcgaatgcagctagctagtttagcctactcaaacacctggctcaaacagagagggatactatgttacctagctggctatggctatccaacactggaactcttccaggtcaaggtaagcttttggttatATAAATTtgttgccaccggggcccgcaaatgtaactgctaaactgcatgctaactgtacactgtactgcattatTGTAGCAGGTTTAATAACGCATttgttctagtagctatgttgacttgacgttagataatatggtgacaacgatgcaGGCTGTGTGTAggggttagcggttatgatatgaaggtttggcttggaaaggtaatttttgtttgcgtgtgatcaggggtgtattctttctgccgattctgttgaaaaaaaagtttcttatacggaagcaaacagaatgaaactgggaaaacatacctgaatttgtccaatagaaactctaatttgcaactgttggactaatgattacaatctagatcagctagatgcaggcaaggttgttcaaggtggtattgaatgtgtaaatgtctgtcaccttgattaatcaaatttctctcaacctgtgcacctacgttgtaaactttcactcataaaaaacataaataccttatttacataagtattcagaccctttactatgagacacaaaattgagctcaggtgcatcctgtttccattgatcatccttgagatgtttctacaacttgattggagtccacctgtggtaaattaaatttattggacatgatatggaaaggtaCACagctgtcaatataaggtcccacagttgacagtgcatgtcagagcaaaaaccaagccatgaggtcgaaggaattgtccatagagctcagagacaggattgtgtcgaggcacagatcaggggaagggtatcaaaaaatgtctgcagcattgaaggtccccaagaacacagtggcccccatcattcttaaatggaataagtttgaaaccaccaagtctcttcctagagctggccgccagggccaaactgagcaatctggggagaagggccttggccatgcttctacacctgcactgcttgctgtttggggttttaggctgggtttctgtacagcactttgtgacatcagctgatgtaagaagggctatatacagtatatacatttgattgattgattgattgattggtcagggatgtgaccaagaacccgatggtcactctgacagagctctagagttcctatgtggaaaTGGGAGcacctaccagaaggacaaccatctctgcagcacttcaccaatcaggctttacgatagagtggccagacggaagctactcctcagtaaaaggcacatgacagcccgcttggagtttgccaaaagtcacctaaagactctcagaccatgagaaacaagattctctggtctgatgaaaccaagattgaactctttggcctgaatgtcaagcatcacatctggaggaaacctggcactatccttacggtgaagcatggcagtggcagcttcatgctgtggggatgtttttcagcggtagggactgggatgctagtcaggatcgaggcaaagatgaagggagcaaagtacagagagatccttgatgaaaacctgctcccgagTGCTCAGGATCAcagactggggtaaaggttcaccttccaacaggataatgacaccaagcacacagccaagacaatgcagaaggatctgcagaaaagaaagGAACAAACTCCCtgattacaggtgtgccaagcttgtagcgtcatacccaagaagactcgaggctgtaatcgctgccaaagatgcttcaacaaagtactgagtaaagggtcacatatacttatggaaatgtgatatttccatttttaaatacatGTGCTAAATTATCTAAAAACTTGtatttcctttgtcattatgggttattgtgtgtcgaatgatcaatttaatacattttagaataaggctgtaaaaaaagtcaagtggtctgaatactttccgaaggcactgtatataacctTTTTAGTGAAGGGTTCTTGAATCTCctccaaaaaatctaaatgttctATAAAGAACaccaaataacccttttttctGAGTGTACAGAGAAAAGGATATGACGAATAGGGGATTCCCTGAATGAAAGTGAGCTCTCTGTATGCCATCGAGCTGAtactgtacacacgcacacgcacacgcacacacagtcttgtacagctaaccttgtggggacacacaattcagtcccattcaaaattatattttccttaaccctaaacttTAACACGTACTCTtaccccttaaccctaaccttaaccctaaaccgcCTAGAAGtagcatttgacctcgtggggactaacaaaatgtccccagattgtcaaatgtttgtttgtttgctatgCAATCCACCTTCAGCTGTTTCCTAAACCCCAGGGGCATTACTCATCCTGAGCACTCTGTAttactcacacacaaacaaacaaacacacacacacacacacacacacacacacacacacacacacacacacacacacacacacacaacacacgcaccacacacacgtgTCTCTCAGACATTTACCCAATTATATTACTGTACGTAGCTTACTGGAGACAGCTGTCGGTGGGGTGGGTGTGCTGTCTATCATACTATTGTGGGAGTGTCTCCATCACTAACCAGTATGTGGCCCCTATAACTCAGACACTGCAATCACCTATCATTCCTTTCACAGAAAAGTGATCCTTCATGTTAACATGCAGGCCATCAGAAAGCATATCCGGTCAACACATTAATTTAGAGCAGGGTTCTCCAAATCTAAAGCAGAGTTCCCCAACTATGCTCCTGGTGTGCAACTGCGTGGACAGGCTTTTgtcccagcccagcactaacaccccCTGtttccaataatcaactaatcaaagCCTTCAGTCTCGACCGTGATTAGTGTAATCAGgtatgttagtgctgggctggaataaaagcTAGAAGCCTCTGCTTTAGAAAGCCGTCTGTTGGAGTAATCTATTGGAGAATGTCCTGCCATTGTGCCATACTGGTGAATTCATTATCCTCTTTGTTGCTTTGTTATTGGAGTAGTTGTTGATATATCAGAAGTAGACTTTGATAGTACAGTATTTAGCCCTGAGGTCTATGCTATCGAAATAATTCCATCTAGTGGAATGTAATGGTGGCAACAAAATACAGAGAAATGACTACacttatttttacctttatttagctaggcaagtcagttaagaacaaattcttatttacaatgacagcctaggaacagtgggttaactgccttgttcaggggtagaacatcatatttttaccttgtcagctcagggatttgatcttgcaacctttcagttactagtccaacactctaacctctaggctacctgccaccccatggaGGGTAGAAACCCATTATTGAGGGTAGAAACTTTGTAAGTGTGTGAAAATCCCTTTAAAACAATATTGATACCATGGATTAAAGGAAAGAATAAAAGATTATATTCATAAAAATTWAAAAAAAGTACATAATCTACAACCAAGCTTGATGTTttatattttgccaattggcctggacacttttactacacggagccctgTGGATCCATCACGACAGGTTTGCCGASGTAACCGCACAAGgtggctacaacagacttcttccgttgcgacgtccctctgaggcccttctgctagcctgctagccccggcccgctagctgtctgaatcgccgtgtctccagccagcttaACTACTCACtgaaccctatgatcactcggctacgcatgcctctccctaatgtcaatatgccttgtccattgctgttttggttagtgattattgtcttatttcactgtggagcctccagccctgctcaatatgccttagctaaccttTTTGTTCCATctcccacacatgtggtgacctcaccttgtttaaatggtgtctctagagacaatacctctctcatcgtcactcaatgcctaggtttacctccactgtattcacatcctaccatacctttgtctgtacattatgccttgaatctattgtAATGActtgactagatcataaaggaacaattgtccagacagaggattgagtttacgaattgacggtttattaaaccaactttacacaggctactgtttggccgtagcccacgccaaataaatgaaagataacccacaagccagtcgtgaccttctcttgtgaagcccagacgtaagagagagaacaaaggctaaacctggtcttagcttccaatgctccatccccctgcccaacccccccctccacg
This genomic interval from Salvelinus sp. IW2-2015 linkage group LG22, ASM291031v2, whole genome shotgun sequence contains the following:
- the LOC111949949 gene encoding trafficking regulator of GLUT4 1-like, with amino-acid sequence MAINTDTEFEKSKLGKSGGAPANESQETEKLLSLVTTEPAGGNRMKMSSSFTINVGSENNLDADQNGHSVPFRSGSAGHLAAAPPSPSRVSLSRSRTSSIGNAAVQEAQKPKDYLILVILSCFCPFWPVSIVALAYSIMSRNSLQSGDLDGAKRLGKLARLLSVVSIILGVLTIVVCVTVSVTK